A window of Bradyrhizobium sp. AZCC 1610 contains these coding sequences:
- a CDS encoding cupin domain-containing protein, producing the protein MALPKEAADIIARLDLKPHPEGGHYRETFRDARADADGRSRSTAIYFLLARGERSHWHRVDAVETWHYYAGSVLTLRIADENGERSIKLGADLTAGETPQAVVPAHAWQAAESTGDWTLVGCTVAPGFEFAKFELAPKDWTPPR; encoded by the coding sequence ATGGCGCTACCGAAAGAAGCCGCCGACATCATCGCGCGGCTCGACCTGAAGCCGCATCCGGAAGGCGGGCATTATCGCGAGACGTTTCGCGACGCGCGCGCGGATGCCGATGGACGTTCGCGATCGACCGCGATCTATTTCCTGCTGGCGCGCGGCGAGCGCTCGCACTGGCATCGCGTCGATGCCGTGGAGACCTGGCACTACTATGCGGGCAGCGTGCTGACGCTGCGAATCGCGGACGAGAACGGTGAACGCAGCATCAAACTCGGCGCCGATCTCACGGCCGGCGAAACCCCGCAGGCGGTCGTGCCCGCGCATGCGTGGCAGGCAGCCGAAAGCACCGGCGACTGGACGCTGGTCGGCTGCACGGTTGCGCCCGGATTCGAATTTGCGAAATTCGAACTCGCGCCGAAGGATTGGACTCCTCCACGCTGA
- the ptsP gene encoding phosphoenolpyruvate--protein phosphotransferase: MRSASGGPRVLLRRLRETMAEQVSAQERLDKIVVLIAANMVAEVCSCYVLRIDNTLELYATEGLNRDAVHRTVLNAHEGLVGLVASEASPLNLSDAQNHPAFSFRPETGEEIYHSFLGVPILRAGNTLGVLVVQNRAKRTYVEEEVEALQTTAMVLAEMIASGELAALAQPGAEPAARHSLHKTGAILSDGIALGHVVLHEPRVVITNYIAEDLPKEIKKLDAALTKLRADLDRMLERGDVAEGGEHRDVLEAYRMFANDHGWSHKLHEAVATGLTAEAAVERVQSDTRARMLRSTDPYLRDRLHDLEDLGHRLMRQLVGQDHAPSREQLPENAILIARAMGPAALLDYDRKRLRGLVLEEGTANSHVSIVARALGIPAVGEVPNAPGIADPGDAIIVDGTSGSIYVRPSAEIESAYAERVRFRARRQAQYAALRDKPCVTKDGQPVELMINAGLVVDLPHIDDTGSAGIGLFRTELQFMVGQSLPRSSDQLALYRTVLDAAGTKPVTFRTLDIGGDKALPYMETVIEENPALGWRAIRLGLDRPGLLRGQIRALLRAGGGRALKIMFPMISDVAEFDQAKAIVERELTYLRQHGHALPERIDVGTMVEVPALLYQLDELLKKVDFVSVGSNDLFQFMFAVDRGNAKVSERFDTMSAPIMRALRDIVRKAQAAKKAASLCGEMASKPLGALALIALGYRSLSLSATAHGPVKAMILDLDAKKAEAVIMPLLDAPAGSVSIRKKLTEFAEAEGLSL; this comes from the coding sequence ATGCGGAGCGCGTCGGGAGGTCCCCGCGTCTTGTTGAGACGGCTCCGCGAAACCATGGCGGAGCAGGTCTCGGCCCAGGAACGCCTTGACAAGATCGTGGTGCTGATCGCGGCCAACATGGTGGCCGAGGTCTGCTCCTGTTACGTGCTGCGCATCGATAACACGCTCGAACTTTATGCCACCGAAGGCCTGAACCGCGACGCGGTGCACCGAACGGTGCTGAATGCGCATGAGGGCCTCGTCGGCCTGGTCGCCAGCGAGGCGAGCCCGCTCAACCTCTCGGACGCGCAAAATCACCCGGCGTTCTCGTTCCGGCCTGAAACCGGCGAAGAAATCTACCATTCTTTCCTCGGCGTGCCGATTCTGAGGGCCGGCAACACGCTCGGCGTGCTGGTCGTCCAAAACCGCGCCAAGCGCACCTATGTCGAGGAAGAGGTCGAGGCGCTGCAGACCACCGCCATGGTGCTGGCGGAAATGATCGCCTCCGGCGAGCTGGCGGCGCTGGCACAGCCCGGCGCGGAACCGGCGGCGCGGCATTCCCTGCACAAGACCGGGGCGATCCTCTCCGACGGCATCGCGCTCGGCCACGTCGTGCTGCACGAGCCGCGTGTCGTCATCACCAACTACATCGCCGAAGACCTGCCGAAGGAAATCAAGAAGCTCGACGCGGCGCTGACCAAACTGCGCGCCGATCTCGACCGCATGCTGGAGCGCGGCGACGTCGCCGAGGGCGGCGAACACCGCGACGTGCTGGAAGCCTACCGCATGTTCGCCAACGACCACGGCTGGTCGCACAAATTGCACGAGGCGGTCGCCACCGGCCTCACCGCCGAAGCCGCCGTTGAGCGCGTGCAGTCCGACACCCGCGCCCGCATGCTGCGCTCGACCGATCCTTATCTGCGCGACCGCCTGCACGATCTGGAAGACCTCGGCCATCGCCTGATGCGGCAATTGGTGGGACAGGATCATGCGCCGTCGCGCGAGCAGCTTCCCGAGAACGCCATCCTGATCGCGCGCGCGATGGGACCGGCGGCCCTGCTTGACTACGATCGCAAGCGGCTGCGCGGCCTGGTGCTGGAGGAAGGCACCGCCAACTCACATGTCTCGATCGTGGCGCGCGCGCTCGGCATTCCCGCCGTCGGCGAAGTGCCGAACGCGCCCGGCATCGCCGATCCCGGCGACGCCATCATCGTCGACGGCACTTCGGGCTCGATCTATGTCCGCCCCTCGGCCGAGATCGAATCGGCCTATGCCGAGCGGGTGCGGTTTCGGGCGCGGCGGCAGGCGCAGTATGCCGCGCTGCGCGACAAGCCCTGCGTGACCAAGGACGGCCAGCCGGTCGAGTTGATGATCAATGCGGGTCTCGTCGTCGACCTGCCGCATATCGACGACACCGGCAGCGCCGGTATCGGGCTGTTCCGTACCGAACTGCAGTTCATGGTCGGCCAGAGCCTGCCGCGATCCTCTGACCAGCTCGCGCTCTATCGCACCGTGCTGGACGCGGCCGGCACCAAGCCGGTCACGTTCCGGACGCTAGACATCGGCGGCGACAAGGCGCTGCCCTATATGGAAACCGTGATCGAGGAAAATCCCGCGCTCGGCTGGCGCGCGATCCGGCTAGGGCTCGACCGGCCTGGATTGCTGCGTGGCCAGATCCGCGCGCTGCTGCGGGCCGGCGGCGGCCGCGCGCTGAAGATCATGTTCCCGATGATTTCCGACGTCGCCGAGTTCGACCAGGCCAAGGCCATCGTCGAACGCGAGCTGACATACCTGCGTCAGCACGGCCATGCACTGCCGGAACGTATCGACGTCGGCACCATGGTGGAAGTGCCGGCGCTGCTTTATCAGCTCGACGAGCTCCTCAAGAAGGTCGATTTCGTTTCGGTCGGATCGAACGACCTGTTCCAGTTCATGTTCGCGGTCGATCGCGGCAACGCCAAGGTTTCCGAGCGGTTCGACACCATGTCGGCGCCGATCATGCGTGCGCTGCGCGACATCGTGCGCAAGGCGCAGGCGGCGAAGAAGGCGGCGTCGCTGTGCGGCGAGATGGCTTCAAAGCCGCTTGGCGCGCTGGCGCTGATTGCGCTGGGTTACCGCTCGCTGTCGCTATCCGCCACCGCGCACGGGCCGGTGAAGGCCATGATCCTCGACCTCGACGCCAAGAAGGCCGAAGCTGTCATCATGCCGCTGCTCGACGCGCCGGCCGGCAGCGTCTCGATCCGGAAGAAACTGACCGAATTCGCGGAGGCCGAGGGGCTGTCGTTGTAG
- a CDS encoding methyltransferase domain-containing protein, whose product MTIDVIDLRDFYSQRLGIVARQLINRGIRARWPDATGQRVLGLGYPTPYLGLFREDSERCLAFMPAAQGVLKWPTARPALATLIDEFSMPLPDAAVDRILLVHALEMSDDPERLLREVWRVLAPSGRLIAVIPNRRGVWTRSDNTPFGHGRPYSRAQITQLLRQTWFTPAAWGEALFLPPVGNSWFLRSAMAWERVGAALSLPFAGVHIVEATKQVYRAIPAGRERTRLIPSLEPVLVPSSTATRDKA is encoded by the coding sequence ATGACCATCGACGTCATCGATCTCCGCGATTTCTATTCACAGCGCCTCGGCATCGTGGCGCGGCAGTTGATCAACCGCGGCATCCGGGCGCGCTGGCCCGATGCGACGGGTCAGCGCGTGCTCGGGCTCGGCTACCCGACGCCCTATCTCGGCCTGTTTCGCGAGGATTCCGAGCGCTGCCTCGCCTTCATGCCGGCGGCGCAGGGCGTGTTGAAATGGCCGACCGCGCGTCCCGCGCTGGCGACCCTGATCGACGAATTTTCGATGCCGCTGCCGGACGCTGCGGTGGACCGGATCCTGCTGGTCCACGCGCTGGAAATGTCCGACGATCCGGAACGCTTGCTGCGCGAGGTGTGGCGGGTGCTGGCGCCGTCCGGGCGGCTGATCGCGGTGATCCCGAACCGGCGCGGCGTGTGGACGCGCTCCGACAATACGCCGTTCGGTCACGGCCGGCCCTATTCGCGCGCGCAGATCACGCAATTGCTGCGGCAGACCTGGTTTACGCCGGCGGCGTGGGGCGAGGCGCTGTTCCTGCCGCCGGTTGGCAATAGCTGGTTCCTGCGGTCGGCGATGGCGTGGGAACGCGTCGGCGCCGCGCTGTCGCTGCCGTTCGCGGGCGTCCATATCGTGGAAGCGACCAAACAGGTCTATCGCGCGATCCCCGCGGGCCGCGAACGCACGCGGTTGATTCCGTCACTGGAGCCGGTGCTGGTGCCGTCGTCGACGGCGACAAGGGATAAGGCGTAG
- the gloB gene encoding hydroxyacylglutathione hydrolase: MAAEIRTFTCLNDNFGYLIHDPATKATASIDAPEVAPIIKALEREGWTLTDILVTHHHHDHVGGVAELKQKYNCRVVAPNDKSTRIANVDLRAAHGDVIKVGSLLARVLETPGHTLDHISYVFDTEKALFAADTLFSIGCGRVFEGTYPMMWDSLLKLRALPDDFKLYCGHEYTASNVKFALSVDTDNPALKARAEEVTRLRAENKPTIPVLLGEEKKANVFLRADEPSVAAKLHMKGASAAEVFGELRERKNKS; the protein is encoded by the coding sequence ATGGCCGCGGAAATTCGTACCTTCACCTGCCTCAACGACAATTTCGGCTATTTGATTCACGATCCCGCGACCAAGGCTACCGCATCGATCGACGCGCCGGAGGTCGCCCCGATCATCAAGGCGCTGGAGCGCGAAGGCTGGACGCTGACGGATATTCTCGTCACCCACCACCATCACGACCATGTCGGCGGCGTCGCCGAACTGAAACAGAAATATAATTGCCGGGTCGTTGCCCCCAACGACAAGTCCACCAGGATCGCTAATGTCGACCTGCGCGCGGCCCATGGCGATGTGATCAAGGTGGGCAGCCTGCTGGCGCGGGTGCTGGAAACGCCCGGCCATACGCTCGATCATATCTCCTACGTGTTCGACACCGAAAAGGCGCTGTTTGCCGCCGACACGCTGTTCTCGATCGGCTGCGGCCGGGTGTTCGAGGGCACCTATCCCATGATGTGGGATTCGCTGTTGAAGCTCCGCGCGCTGCCGGACGATTTCAAACTTTATTGCGGTCACGAGTATACGGCGTCGAACGTCAAGTTCGCGCTGTCAGTCGATACCGACAATCCCGCGCTGAAGGCGCGTGCCGAGGAAGTGACGCGGCTGCGTGCGGAGAACAAGCCGACGATCCCGGTGCTGCTGGGTGAGGAGAAGAAAGCCAACGTCTTCCTGCGCGCCGACGAGCCGTCGGTAGCGGCGAAGCTGCACATGAAGGGCGCCAGCGCGGCCGAGGTATTCGGCGAACTGCGCGAACGCAAGAACAAGTCCTGA
- the prmC gene encoding peptide chain release factor N(5)-glutamine methyltransferase — MTGSFAGQTVDAARRALTAQFKSAAIESADLDARLLTGHALGLDLTGLISAAQRQLTPDESVRLEEFARRRLAGEPVARIVGEREFWGLPLQLSSATLVPRPDTETVVELALELLRADGDLNRPLRIADLGTGSGAILLALLSELPAATGFGTDISELALQTAAANAARAGLLERATFIACDYASGLSGLFDLIVSNPPYIRSADIGGLAVEVRNHDPLAALDGGADGLDAYRALIPQAACRLAPGAALVVEAGEGQSGQIQALMTAAGLTPARAPKADLAGVPRAVAGHKTAR, encoded by the coding sequence ATGACGGGCTCCTTCGCCGGACAAACCGTCGACGCGGCGCGGCGTGCGCTTACCGCACAATTCAAATCGGCCGCCATCGAATCCGCCGACCTCGACGCGCGGCTCCTCACGGGCCACGCACTCGGCCTCGACCTGACCGGCTTGATATCGGCCGCGCAGCGCCAGCTGACGCCAGACGAATCGGTACGCCTCGAGGAATTCGCCCGCCGTCGCCTCGCGGGAGAACCGGTCGCCCGCATTGTCGGCGAGAGAGAATTCTGGGGGCTGCCGCTGCAACTCTCGTCCGCGACGCTCGTGCCGCGGCCCGATACCGAGACGGTGGTCGAACTGGCGCTGGAGCTTTTGCGCGCCGATGGCGACCTCAATCGCCCGCTGCGCATCGCCGATCTCGGCACCGGCAGCGGCGCGATTCTTCTGGCGCTGTTGTCCGAATTGCCGGCGGCAACGGGATTCGGCACCGACATTTCCGAACTGGCTTTGCAAACCGCCGCAGCCAACGCCGCCCGCGCAGGGCTCCTGGAGCGCGCGACGTTCATCGCGTGCGATTATGCGAGCGGACTATCCGGCCTGTTTGATCTGATCGTTTCGAATCCGCCCTATATCCGATCAGCGGATATCGGTGGTCTGGCGGTGGAAGTCAGGAATCACGATCCCTTGGCCGCGCTCGACGGCGGCGCCGACGGGCTGGATGCCTACCGCGCGCTGATCCCCCAGGCGGCTTGCCGTCTGGCGCCCGGAGCCGCCCTGGTTGTGGAGGCCGGAGAGGGCCAAAGCGGCCAAATCCAGGCCTTGATGACCGCGGCTGGGTTAACGCCCGCGCGCGCGCCCAAAGCCGATCTGGCGGGCGTTCCGCGGGCCGTCGCAGGCCACAAAACGGCCCGATAA
- a CDS encoding DUF4167 domain-containing protein — MRNGQNNKRMRNRNNNNNSNNNNRRGQNPMTRVFESNGPDIKIRGTASHVAEKYVQLARDARSSGDPVAAENYYQHAEHYFRLIAAAQEQFRQSQPQPRVDTEMAPTEDGDDDGESFSHFGQEPGFVPQQPQPYIRDNPREQRDNNPREQRGDGPPFQRDQQPREHHREREHRPQQPQYQPQPQPQPVIADTGGVDRLPSFITGPQPQVNGAPGGYEEGRGGERFPRRRRRPHGPRPDSIAAPAAPSEDFNPGNE; from the coding sequence ATGAGAAACGGTCAGAACAACAAGCGGATGCGTAACCGGAATAACAATAATAATAGCAACAACAATAACCGGCGCGGTCAAAACCCGATGACCCGGGTATTCGAATCGAACGGACCCGATATCAAAATCCGCGGCACCGCCTCGCACGTCGCCGAAAAATACGTTCAGCTGGCGCGTGACGCGCGCTCTTCCGGCGACCCGGTCGCGGCCGAGAACTACTACCAGCACGCCGAACATTACTTCCGCCTGATCGCAGCCGCCCAGGAGCAGTTCCGGCAGAGCCAGCCGCAGCCGCGCGTCGACACCGAAATGGCGCCGACGGAAGACGGCGATGACGACGGCGAGAGCTTCTCGCATTTCGGCCAGGAGCCGGGCTTCGTCCCGCAGCAGCCGCAGCCTTACATCCGCGATAATCCGCGTGAGCAGCGCGACAACAATCCGCGCGAACAGCGCGGCGACGGTCCGCCCTTCCAGCGCGACCAGCAGCCGCGCGAGCATCATCGCGAACGCGAGCATCGTCCGCAGCAGCCGCAATATCAGCCGCAACCCCAGCCGCAGCCGGTGATTGCCGATACCGGCGGCGTCGATCGCCTGCCCTCCTTCATCACCGGCCCGCAGCCGCAGGTGAATGGCGCGCCCGGCGGGTATGAAGAGGGCCGTGGCGGCGAGCGTTTCCCGCGCCGGCGCCGCCGGCCGCATGGCCCGCGTCCCGACAGCATTGCCGCGCCTGCCGCGCCCAGCGAAGATTTCAATCCGGGGAATGAGTAG
- the prfA gene encoding peptide chain release factor 1, with translation MLPEAKLDILLAHHASLEAELLGQVNSEKYVQITRELAELNPLIDAVKDYRAARAEIAGAESLLADAATDAEMRSMAELELETLQARTAELEQKIRVALLPKDAMDDRNVVLEIRAGTGGDEASLFAGDLFRMYERFAALQGWKVEVISASEGTMGGFKEIVAEVQGRGAFAKLKFESGVHRVQRVPDTETQGRIHTSAATVAVLPEVEDVDVDIKADDLRIETMRAQGAGGQHVNKTESAIRITHIPTGIVVMMQDSRSQHKNRASAMNILRSRIYDAERQRVDAARSADRKEKVGSGDRSERIRTYNFPQGRVTDHRINLTLYKLPQVISGEALGELTDALTTEHQAAQLAAQGAAA, from the coding sequence ATGCTACCCGAAGCCAAACTCGATATCCTGCTCGCCCACCACGCCTCGCTAGAAGCGGAGCTGCTGGGCCAGGTGAATTCCGAAAAATACGTCCAGATCACGCGCGAGCTCGCCGAGCTCAATCCGCTGATCGACGCCGTGAAAGACTATCGCGCGGCGCGGGCCGAGATTGCCGGCGCCGAATCGCTGCTGGCGGATGCCGCCACCGATGCCGAAATGCGCAGCATGGCGGAGCTCGAGCTCGAAACGCTTCAGGCGCGCACAGCCGAGCTGGAGCAGAAGATTCGCGTGGCGCTGTTGCCCAAGGACGCCATGGACGACCGCAACGTGGTGCTGGAAATCCGCGCCGGCACCGGCGGTGACGAAGCCTCGCTGTTCGCCGGCGACCTGTTCCGGATGTATGAGCGGTTTGCCGCCCTGCAGGGCTGGAAGGTCGAGGTGATCTCGGCCTCCGAGGGCACCATGGGCGGCTTCAAGGAAATCGTCGCCGAAGTGCAGGGCCGCGGCGCGTTCGCCAAGCTGAAGTTCGAATCCGGCGTGCACCGGGTGCAGCGTGTGCCCGACACCGAAACGCAGGGGCGAATTCACACATCCGCCGCCACCGTCGCCGTGCTGCCCGAGGTCGAGGATGTCGATGTCGACATCAAGGCCGACGATTTGCGGATCGAGACCATGCGTGCGCAGGGCGCCGGCGGTCAGCACGTCAACAAGACCGAATCCGCGATCCGCATCACCCACATCCCGACCGGCATCGTCGTCATGATGCAGGACAGCCGCTCGCAGCATAAAAACCGCGCCTCCGCGATGAACATCCTGCGCTCGCGCATCTATGACGCCGAGCGCCAGCGCGTCGATGCAGCACGTTCCGCCGACCGCAAGGAGAAAGTCGGCTCCGGCGACCGAAGTGAGCGCATCCGCACCTATAATTTCCCGCAAGGCCGCGTCACCGACCACCGCATCAACCTGACGCTCTACAAATTGCCGCAGGTGATTTCGGGCGAAGCACTGGGTGAATTGACCGACGCGCTGACCACCGAGCACCAGGCCGCGCAGCTTGCGGCCCAAGGCGCGGCGGCGTGA